One genomic window of Desulfurococcus mucosus DSM 2162 includes the following:
- a CDS encoding DUF1297 domain-containing protein, whose translation MYWDQPVSMGGRIAMEVKLEVGKGILHKVVA comes from the coding sequence TTGTACTGGGATCAACCCGTCAGCATGGGTGGAAGGATAGCTATGGAAGTGAAGCTAGAGGTTGGAAAAGGCATTCTCCACAAGGTGGTTGCATAG